A single genomic interval of Stieleria maiorica harbors:
- a CDS encoding PepSY-associated TM helix domain-containing protein, translating into MKNTLRKSWLILHRWLGLTVGAVLVLVGLTGSLLVFDHAIDEWLNPTLLLSQESGDRKPVAEVVAAAEAGYQGSANQAVSVTRPRVDHGVWTVWFSERSEEGRRFVAVHVDPFTAGVTGQRVWGEDLMSWVYRLHFRLLAGTPGAVIVGLVGIIAIVSIVSGVYLWWPLWKNSWRAAFAIRKGARFSFDLHKSAGMASAVFLLVIAFTGVYMEFHDWFRAAIGTFAEVTDPPGELTSAVIEKADRLSPDEAIAIAQERFPGATFDHLHPPQGADGFYEVAFRQPGEVQTSYGRSQVFLDQYSGELLALRRPQDGTSADAFFAWQFPLHNGEAFGLLGRWIVFVIGLTPAVLYVTGVVVWWRRAGSRRRQTQRNRKGDSPTPPAESAEGAEAEGERVPALA; encoded by the coding sequence ATGAAAAACACGCTGAGAAAATCGTGGCTCATCCTCCATCGTTGGCTGGGCTTGACGGTCGGAGCCGTCCTGGTGCTGGTCGGTTTGACCGGTAGCCTGCTGGTCTTCGATCATGCCATCGATGAGTGGTTGAATCCGACGCTGCTGCTTTCGCAAGAAAGTGGTGATCGAAAACCGGTGGCGGAAGTCGTCGCGGCCGCCGAGGCCGGGTACCAGGGTTCGGCGAATCAGGCGGTTTCCGTCACTCGACCGCGCGTCGACCATGGCGTCTGGACGGTCTGGTTTTCCGAACGCTCTGAGGAAGGTCGCCGATTCGTCGCTGTTCATGTCGACCCCTTCACGGCCGGCGTGACGGGGCAACGTGTCTGGGGCGAGGATTTGATGTCGTGGGTCTATCGGCTTCACTTTCGGCTGCTGGCCGGTACGCCGGGGGCGGTGATTGTCGGGCTGGTGGGGATCATCGCAATCGTTTCAATTGTCTCCGGAGTCTACTTATGGTGGCCGCTGTGGAAGAACAGTTGGCGGGCGGCGTTTGCGATTCGCAAGGGTGCACGCTTCAGCTTTGATCTCCACAAGTCGGCAGGGATGGCGAGTGCCGTGTTCTTGCTCGTGATCGCCTTTACGGGGGTCTACATGGAGTTTCATGATTGGTTTCGAGCGGCGATTGGGACATTTGCTGAGGTGACCGATCCGCCCGGGGAGCTCACATCGGCGGTGATTGAAAAGGCGGACCGATTGAGTCCCGATGAAGCGATCGCGATTGCCCAGGAGCGATTTCCGGGGGCGACGTTTGATCATTTGCATCCTCCGCAGGGGGCAGACGGTTTCTACGAAGTCGCATTTCGTCAGCCGGGTGAGGTGCAAACCTCTTACGGCCGTTCCCAGGTGTTTCTCGATCAGTACAGCGGAGAGCTGCTCGCGCTGCGGCGTCCCCAAGACGGCACGTCGGCCGATGCGTTTTTCGCCTGGCAGTTTCCGCTTCACAACGGTGAAGCGTTCGGGTTGCTCGGTCGCTGGATCGTTTTCGTCATCGGATTGACGCCGGCCGTCCTGTACGTGACCGGCGTGGTCGTTTGGTGGCGACGTGCAGGCTCGCGTCGTCGGCAGACGCAGCGGAATCGGAAGGGCGATTCGCCGACGCCGCCAGCAGAGTCTGCGGAAGGAGCGGAGGCTGAGGGAGAACGCGTACCGGCACTCGCCTGA
- a CDS encoding SDR family oxidoreductase, producing MPRGRIPESRDHWGRLDALVNNAGILEQQSPLEGISRERLQRVFSVNVVGPFLCCREAIRRMGVGGSIVNVSSVASRTGSPNEYVDYAASKGAIDSLTIGLAKEVAGRGIRVKAVRPGIIDTEIHADGGEPGRAQRIGPKLPLGRCGTAEEVAEAIVWLLSDRASFTSGQFIDVAGGI from the coding sequence GTGCCACGGGGTCGAATTCCTGAGTCACGCGATCATTGGGGCCGACTGGATGCGCTAGTCAACAACGCCGGCATCTTGGAGCAACAATCGCCATTGGAAGGCATCAGTCGCGAGCGATTGCAGCGGGTGTTTTCGGTCAACGTGGTGGGGCCATTTTTGTGCTGCCGAGAAGCGATTCGACGGATGGGAGTCGGCGGCAGCATTGTCAACGTGTCGTCGGTCGCCTCGCGGACGGGATCGCCGAACGAATATGTCGACTACGCGGCATCCAAGGGAGCGATCGATTCGCTGACGATCGGATTGGCCAAAGAGGTGGCCGGCCGAGGGATCCGCGTCAAAGCGGTGCGGCCTGGAATCATTGATACCGAGATTCATGCCGACGGTGGCGAACCCGGCCGAGCCCAGAGAATCGGCCCCAAACTTCCGCTGGGGCGCTGCGGCACAGCAGAAGAAGTGGCCGAGGCGATTGTGTGGCTGCTGTCCGACCGTGCCAGCTTCACCAGCGGTCAATTCATCGACGTCGCGGGCGGGATTTAG
- a CDS encoding M23 family metallopeptidase — MLKQSLLVTVVTAAVFPLSWIQSEASLFASPPISFVGAEPTESQKLVVFPTAPSYEGGTKGWELCFNLKVKNTSANAIDLKNAQVVVYSQSGTVLKNVNLFDKMKKKDGGGTSWLVDDAALEPDEVVRLLMLPDLSFPMIAGQTPSLVKVFLYCHGFAGAATYTSDVLVYHNSVCSYRYPAKLDSLGTNQFWNGSSNAGGGHHRESQSGMFALDLGILRWDAGLGDWVELCPNANGSANEDYLVWNKKIYAMADGVVLDFEDGKNDHLPGAEGSGANFIRIRHGSEIASYYHFRKNTLNSALMEVGAAVSAGQFLGRIGNSGNSSHPHLHIEISKSGIGRPIGFRQIYVISDQAAAQAAANGQTAPFVLMDGEALPWCDLGERNLVYPAPNDLACGTINPSLGGVFNEDLAGSTSGGMPILEPPVSRGDIIASPRWIAPQSTGLRRPLLIAPPMVSPRLIRTPADSPDRVRPTVDRTVKHLLRRRPIGTTRDVPRMTFPAPRRLPDGAATRPSTPQRIRTSPSVAPRRPHQIPSTSRPLERRPTVRRPDVQVAPLRQLDRRSEGDRQRPAGSRQRPMSAASSNDSAATSDRSTRRPGKR; from the coding sequence ATGTTGAAGCAAAGTCTGCTGGTCACGGTGGTCACCGCAGCGGTTTTCCCGTTGAGTTGGATACAGTCCGAGGCGTCACTGTTTGCCTCGCCGCCGATCAGTTTTGTGGGCGCCGAGCCGACCGAGAGCCAGAAGCTGGTCGTGTTTCCGACAGCTCCGTCTTATGAAGGTGGAACGAAGGGGTGGGAGTTGTGTTTCAATTTGAAGGTCAAGAACACCTCCGCCAACGCGATCGATCTGAAAAACGCACAGGTCGTGGTGTATTCGCAATCCGGCACCGTGCTGAAAAATGTCAATCTGTTCGACAAGATGAAGAAAAAGGACGGTGGCGGCACGTCCTGGTTGGTCGACGATGCGGCGTTGGAGCCCGACGAAGTCGTGCGATTGTTGATGTTGCCCGATCTTTCGTTTCCGATGATTGCCGGACAGACCCCGTCATTGGTCAAAGTGTTTCTGTACTGTCACGGATTCGCCGGCGCTGCGACGTATACCAGTGACGTGCTGGTCTATCACAACAGCGTGTGCTCGTACCGTTACCCTGCCAAGTTGGATAGTCTGGGGACGAATCAGTTTTGGAATGGCAGCAGCAATGCCGGCGGAGGGCATCATCGCGAATCGCAATCCGGGATGTTCGCACTGGACCTCGGCATCCTGCGGTGGGATGCCGGCCTGGGAGATTGGGTGGAACTGTGTCCCAATGCGAATGGCTCTGCGAACGAAGATTACCTGGTCTGGAACAAAAAGATCTATGCGATGGCAGACGGCGTCGTGCTGGATTTCGAAGACGGGAAGAACGATCATTTGCCTGGTGCAGAAGGGAGTGGGGCGAACTTCATCCGAATTCGTCACGGCAGTGAAATCGCCAGCTATTACCATTTTCGCAAGAACACACTCAACAGCGCGTTGATGGAGGTCGGTGCGGCGGTCAGTGCGGGGCAGTTCCTGGGCCGTATCGGCAACTCGGGAAATTCCTCGCATCCACACCTGCACATCGAGATCAGCAAGAGTGGGATCGGTCGTCCGATCGGTTTCAGACAGATCTATGTCATTTCGGATCAAGCGGCGGCGCAGGCTGCCGCGAACGGTCAGACGGCCCCGTTTGTGTTGATGGATGGCGAAGCATTGCCCTGGTGCGATTTAGGTGAACGGAACCTGGTGTACCCGGCGCCCAACGATCTGGCGTGCGGGACCATCAATCCGTCGCTCGGCGGCGTCTTCAACGAAGATCTGGCCGGTTCAACGTCTGGCGGGATGCCGATCCTAGAACCGCCGGTTTCTCGGGGCGACATCATCGCGAGCCCACGCTGGATCGCGCCCCAATCGACCGGCCTGCGAAGGCCGCTGTTGATCGCTCCGCCGATGGTGAGCCCGCGTTTGATCCGGACGCCCGCCGACAGTCCCGACAGGGTCAGGCCGACGGTCGATCGAACCGTGAAACATTTGCTGCGGCGTCGACCGATCGGCACAACGCGTGATGTGCCGCGAATGACGTTTCCTGCACCCCGTCGATTGCCCGATGGGGCGGCGACGCGTCCGAGCACGCCGCAGCGAATCCGCACGAGTCCGTCCGTTGCCCCACGTCGGCCACATCAGATACCATCGACAAGTCGACCGCTCGAGCGACGCCCAACCGTCCGTCGTCCGGATGTTCAGGTGGCGCCACTGCGTCAGCTCGATCGCAGGAGCGAAGGCGATCGTCAACGACCGGCGGGATCACGCCAACGACCGATGTCGGCTGCTTCATCGAACGATTCGGCGGCAACATCGGACCGGTCGACGAGACGTCCAGGCAAACGCTGA
- a CDS encoding sensor histidine kinase: MINEQFNAPRTAYSRTLLISFAVLLVASFVYCAHLFWRVDRAIGTTSGTAPAAGRLIDLRGRTNAAVQECLAYVIAGDDAKRAEFEQRVADLGPLSESFLKGTMLDERSRERFESVVQSQQQLVASGRRMIDRYERVGGVEPADFRAFERDVDRFREVISGLLGRLNAAHGSSHDEVASVLAQTRIESALLGCVFLGLSTTLLVLVVRRFRDYDRLREEALNRVLESNQRFRLIFDSEPHCVKLVDRAGSLVDINPAGLQSLEAERDDVLGKCIFDVISEGDRKRFIESTQEVFEGESNSLEFEIIGLKGRRRTMTTRQVPIRYGGEDVVHVLAITEDVTEKRRIERQLKHHRDKLAHASRVNLLGELVSSIAHELNQPLSAATNYAFVLEKLSTESPLKAGEIEQHAASIRQQAERAAEIVRGIRSLLKPNENDNEETDIHQLIESSLGIMGPDLRGHGVDVNLQFHAESLTVSGNQVQLQQVLMNLFQNAVQAMDQVQRERRQLTIRTSSTADEVEIRVEDRGNGIRSEDTKTVFRTFYTTKPEGMGMGLAVARSIIEAHEGSLVVEESTSGGTVFLVVLPLSGEPVHECYESQSLGG; this comes from the coding sequence ATGATCAACGAACAATTCAACGCTCCTCGCACCGCGTATTCCCGGACGCTGCTGATCTCCTTTGCAGTGCTCTTGGTGGCGAGCTTTGTTTATTGCGCCCACTTGTTTTGGCGGGTCGATCGCGCCATTGGCACGACCAGCGGGACGGCGCCGGCGGCCGGCCGACTGATCGACCTTCGCGGCAGAACCAACGCTGCGGTGCAGGAGTGCCTGGCGTATGTTATCGCCGGGGATGACGCCAAACGGGCAGAGTTTGAGCAGCGGGTCGCGGACTTGGGGCCACTGTCAGAGTCGTTCCTGAAGGGGACGATGCTGGACGAACGTTCTCGCGAGCGGTTCGAATCGGTCGTCCAGAGCCAGCAACAGCTTGTGGCCAGCGGCAGGCGGATGATCGACCGATACGAGCGCGTCGGGGGTGTGGAACCGGCTGACTTTCGTGCCTTTGAACGCGACGTGGATCGGTTCCGAGAAGTCATCTCCGGCCTGTTGGGGCGACTCAATGCGGCGCACGGGTCGTCTCACGATGAAGTCGCATCGGTATTGGCACAGACCAGGATCGAGAGCGCGCTGTTGGGATGCGTCTTTCTCGGCTTGTCGACAACACTCCTGGTGCTGGTGGTCCGCCGGTTCCGTGACTACGATCGTCTGAGGGAGGAGGCGCTGAACCGGGTTTTGGAAAGCAATCAGCGTTTCCGTCTGATCTTTGATTCCGAGCCTCATTGTGTGAAGCTGGTCGATCGCGCAGGCAGTCTGGTGGATATCAATCCTGCCGGACTGCAATCCTTGGAGGCCGAGCGTGATGATGTGTTGGGGAAGTGCATTTTCGATGTCATTTCCGAGGGCGATCGCAAGCGGTTCATCGAAAGCACCCAAGAGGTTTTCGAAGGCGAATCGAATAGCCTGGAATTCGAGATCATCGGATTGAAGGGCAGACGCCGCACGATGACGACGCGGCAGGTACCGATCCGGTATGGCGGTGAGGACGTGGTGCACGTCTTGGCGATCACCGAAGACGTGACCGAGAAACGACGCATCGAAAGGCAACTGAAGCATCATCGTGACAAGCTGGCTCACGCGAGTCGTGTCAATCTGCTCGGCGAACTCGTCTCTTCGATCGCGCACGAATTGAATCAACCCCTTTCCGCGGCGACCAACTATGCCTTTGTGCTCGAGAAACTGTCGACCGAATCACCTCTGAAGGCTGGCGAAATTGAACAGCATGCGGCAAGTATTCGCCAGCAGGCGGAGCGTGCGGCAGAGATCGTCCGCGGCATCCGAAGTCTTCTCAAGCCGAACGAGAACGACAACGAAGAGACCGACATCCATCAACTCATTGAAAGTTCGCTGGGGATCATGGGACCGGATTTGCGCGGCCATGGCGTCGACGTGAACCTTCAATTTCACGCCGAGTCGTTGACGGTTTCCGGAAATCAGGTCCAGCTTCAACAGGTCTTGATGAATCTGTTTCAAAACGCCGTCCAAGCGATGGATCAGGTCCAGCGCGAACGAAGACAACTTACCATCCGAACTTCGTCGACAGCGGACGAAGTCGAAATTCGAGTCGAGGACCGTGGCAATGGGATCAGGTCAGAGGATACCAAGACCGTCTTTCGAACGTTTTATACGACCAAACCGGAGGGCATGGGGATGGGGTTGGCCGTTGCTCGTTCGATCATCGAAGCCCACGAGGGATCGCTGGTCGTCGAGGAATCCACGTCTGGCGGGACTGTTTTTCTTGTGGTCCTTCCACTGAGCGGAGAACCCGTCCATGAATGCTATGAAAGCCAAAGTTTGGGTGGTTGA
- a CDS encoding response regulator: protein MKAKVWVVDDDVAVQQSVSVLLGAFGFETYCAASAEQFLHDEAEQTADAMVVDLRLPGKSGIDLLKQLTKEGRAVPTVLISGHRDDDVLAQLESFHAVCFLMKPFNPKSLIDWLSEHCVC from the coding sequence ATGAAAGCCAAAGTTTGGGTGGTTGACGACGACGTCGCCGTTCAGCAGTCGGTCAGCGTGTTGCTCGGTGCGTTCGGATTCGAGACGTATTGTGCCGCAAGTGCCGAGCAATTCCTGCACGATGAGGCTGAACAAACGGCGGACGCGATGGTGGTGGATTTGCGTCTGCCGGGAAAAAGTGGCATCGATTTGTTGAAGCAACTGACCAAAGAAGGACGGGCCGTGCCGACGGTTTTGATCAGCGGGCACCGGGACGATGATGTCTTGGCACAACTGGAGAGTTTTCATGCCGTCTGTTTTCTCATGAAGCCCTTCAATCCCAAATCGCTCATCGATTGGCTGAGTGAGCACTGCGTCTGTTGA
- a CDS encoding glycoside hydrolase family protein, whose protein sequence is MTSERFRIFDVSSWARIQLGLVRLGLAWVFVSAAHPTPLFAQRPLEPSTSAKADPAGQLTPHLIGPWVKLVGQPPLEKWASPKAEPVDFTVFQADDGRWQLISCIRHTTHPGGTRLLYRWSSPELTQEGWKPEGIFLSSKPEWDHADGTVQAPFHVRDADRHYLFYNSRGGHLMTSIDGIDFEPVGNQAVFPMGRDVCILDDRQRSGQWIAYYTSPEPGINPATRDHTIRARTAKNLEGPWSDTAIEIPPITPPAEGYTFVYAESPLVVKRGGVYFRFEQLEVFRSDDPLKWGGPPVARLAPRDPLKRLAPEIVTHDGQDYLVAYQWRGRDPRGIYLARLVWKP, encoded by the coding sequence GCCGCACATCCAACTCCGCTTTTCGCTCAACGTCCGCTCGAACCATCGACGTCTGCCAAAGCCGATCCCGCCGGTCAATTGACGCCTCACTTAATCGGCCCCTGGGTGAAACTGGTCGGCCAGCCCCCACTTGAAAAATGGGCTTCGCCAAAGGCCGAGCCGGTCGATTTCACGGTCTTCCAAGCCGACGACGGGCGATGGCAACTGATCTCCTGTATTCGTCACACGACTCATCCCGGCGGCACCCGGCTTTTGTATCGCTGGTCCAGCCCGGAATTGACGCAGGAAGGCTGGAAGCCGGAGGGCATTTTCTTGTCGTCCAAGCCGGAATGGGATCATGCCGACGGCACGGTGCAGGCACCATTCCACGTCCGAGATGCGGACCGACACTACCTGTTTTACAACAGCCGCGGGGGACATCTGATGACCAGCATCGATGGAATCGATTTCGAGCCGGTGGGCAACCAAGCCGTGTTTCCGATGGGTCGCGATGTCTGCATCCTCGACGATCGCCAACGATCCGGTCAATGGATCGCCTACTACACCTCACCGGAACCGGGGATCAACCCGGCCACACGCGACCATACGATTCGAGCCCGCACCGCCAAAAACCTGGAGGGACCATGGAGCGATACGGCGATCGAGATTCCTCCGATCACACCGCCAGCGGAAGGCTACACGTTCGTGTATGCAGAAAGCCCGCTCGTGGTCAAACGCGGCGGCGTCTATTTCCGTTTTGAACAATTGGAAGTCTTTCGATCCGACGACCCGCTGAAGTGGGGCGGCCCACCGGTCGCGCGTCTGGCACCGCGAGATCCGCTCAAGCGACTCGCCCCGGAAATTGTCACCCACGACGGCCAAGACTATCTGGTTGCATACCAATGGCGTGGTCGCGATCCACGGGGGATCTACTTGGCCCGTCTTGTCTGGAAACCATGA